TCATGCCGATGCGGCGAAACAATTCTTCTAGGGGGATGTCCCGGACCGCCTCGGAGTGCTCCGACACAGGCTGCAATCGAGGGTTGCAGCGCTGCGTGACCTCCAGAGACACGCAGCCGATCGGCCAACGCCGCCCGCCGATCTGGCCCGGGCCGTAGCACCCCGCCTCCTCGAGGCGGTCCTTGAGGCGCGCTCCCCGCCCCGCGGGACTCGGGGGCAAAGGGGTAGGGCGCAAAGGCCTCGATCTCCTCTGCGGTAAGATAGGGCGGTTCAAGCGGCGGTGACGACGAGACCGGCATTCAC
This portion of the Pseudomonadota bacterium genome encodes:
- a CDS encoding radical SAM protein, encoding MPPSPAGRGARLKDRLEEAGCYGPGQIGGRRWPIGCVSLEVTQRCNPRLQPVSEHSEAVRDIPLEELFRRIGM